In Alkalihalobacterium alkalinitrilicum, a genomic segment contains:
- a CDS encoding XTP/dITP diphosphatase, which produces MKEIIVATKNKGKVKEFEAILGQLGYTITSLFDYPDIPDVEETGETFVDNALLKATTIANHLQKPVIADDSGLIVDALDGRPGVFSARYAGESKNDAENLMKVLTEMEGIPEKERTARFHCAIALAYPDGYTECFEGSCEGKITKEPEGVNGFGYDPIMYIEEKQKTMAQLTSEEKNEISHRAKALQQLKERW; this is translated from the coding sequence ATGAAAGAAATAATCGTAGCTACAAAAAATAAAGGGAAAGTGAAAGAGTTTGAAGCGATACTAGGGCAACTAGGCTATACAATCACTTCTCTTTTTGATTACCCAGACATACCAGACGTTGAGGAAACAGGTGAAACTTTTGTTGATAATGCGCTTTTAAAGGCAACTACAATCGCAAATCATTTGCAGAAGCCTGTAATTGCGGATGATTCAGGGCTTATTGTTGATGCTTTAGACGGGAGACCAGGAGTGTTCTCGGCTCGTTATGCTGGAGAAAGTAAAAATGATGCCGAAAATCTAATGAAAGTATTAACAGAAATGGAAGGAATTCCTGAGAAAGAGAGAACGGCTCGCTTTCATTGTGCGATCGCCCTAGCATATCCAGATGGATATACAGAATGTTTTGAAGGAAGTTGTGAAGGGAAAATAACAAAAGAACCTGAAGGAGTAAATGGCTTCGGTTATGATCCGATTATGTACATAGAAGAGAAACAAAAAACGATGGCACAATTAACATCTGAAGAAAAAAATGAAATTAGCCATCGTGCAAAAGCTCTTCAACAATTAAAAGAGAGATGGTAA
- a CDS encoding metallophosphoesterase family protein produces MPKILIISDSHGWRTELLNVLERHRKEVDYIVHCGDSELEIDAKELKGVIVVRGNCDWGSEFPEDVTLNISEQMTLYATHGHHYNVKMTSVPLSYRAEEVGAQIVCFGHSHIATTFMENGVVYINPGSIRLPRNRKEQTYCMCTIENNNQVDVTFYSIEGKIVEDLSRNNWQ; encoded by the coding sequence ATGCCAAAAATTCTAATTATAAGTGATAGCCATGGTTGGAGAACCGAGCTATTGAATGTATTAGAACGCCATCGAAAAGAAGTTGATTACATTGTTCATTGTGGAGACTCAGAATTAGAAATAGATGCAAAAGAGTTAAAAGGTGTAATAGTAGTAAGAGGAAATTGTGATTGGGGAAGTGAATTCCCTGAGGATGTAACATTAAATATATCAGAGCAAATGACGCTTTATGCCACTCATGGTCATCACTATAATGTAAAAATGACGTCTGTTCCATTAAGCTATCGCGCAGAAGAAGTCGGAGCACAAATCGTTTGTTTCGGTCATTCCCATATTGCAACCACTTTTATGGAAAATGGAGTAGTCTATATAAATCCAGGCAGTATTAGGCTGCCGCGAAACCGAAAAGAACAAACGTATTGTATGTGTACGATAGAAAATAATAACCAAGTTGACGTGACGTTTTATTCTATAGAAGGTAAAATCGTAGAAGATTTATCCCGCAACAACTGGCAGTAA
- the rph gene encoding ribonuclease PH yields the protein MRIDNREQDQLREVEIIRDYLMHPEGSVLISFGNTKVICTASIEDRVPPFMRNQGKGWITAEYSMLPRATEQRNIRESSKGKVSGRTMEIQRLIGRALRTVIDLEKLGERTVWIDCDVIQADGGTRTAAITGAYVAMVLALQKYVEKKKLIELPVTDFLAAVSVGITNEQGEILDLCYREDASAEVDMNVVMTGKGEFVELQGTGEEATFSRKQLDKLLYLAELGIEDLIEKQKTALGEKISEVLTKKIEGTQGEATE from the coding sequence ATGAGAATAGATAATAGAGAACAAGACCAATTACGAGAAGTAGAAATTATTAGAGATTACTTAATGCACCCAGAAGGATCTGTCCTTATTTCTTTTGGGAATACGAAAGTGATATGTACTGCTTCAATCGAAGATAGAGTTCCGCCTTTTATGAGAAATCAAGGCAAAGGTTGGATTACCGCTGAATATTCGATGTTACCAAGAGCAACCGAACAAAGAAATATTCGTGAATCGTCCAAAGGGAAAGTAAGTGGACGAACAATGGAAATACAACGCTTGATTGGAAGAGCATTACGGACTGTCATTGATTTAGAAAAATTGGGTGAGAGAACCGTATGGATTGATTGTGATGTTATCCAAGCTGATGGTGGGACGCGAACAGCTGCGATTACAGGAGCTTATGTTGCTATGGTGTTAGCATTACAAAAATATGTTGAGAAAAAGAAACTAATCGAATTGCCTGTTACCGATTTTTTAGCAGCTGTTTCTGTTGGTATTACCAACGAACAAGGTGAAATTTTAGACTTGTGTTATCGTGAAGACGCAAGTGCTGAAGTGGACATGAATGTTGTCATGACAGGTAAAGGAGAATTTGTTGAACTTCAGGGAACTGGAGAAGAAGCGACGTTTTCACGTAAACAGTTAGATAAACTTTTATATTTGGCTGAACTAGGAATTGAAGATTTAATCGAAAAACAAAAAACAGCACTTGGTGAAAAGATATCAGAAGTGCTAACGAAAAAAATAGAAGGAACGCAAGGGGAAGCAACAGAATGA
- the ilvE gene encoding branched-chain-amino-acid transaminase gives MSEQWIYLNGEFVEKHNAKVSVYDHGFLYGDGVFEGIRVYDGNIFQLKEHLERLYNSAKSILLTIPHSLEELTQIIVETIKINELQDAYIRLVVSRGVGNLGLDPASCPTPNVIVIAEQLSIFPKELYDKGLEIVTVATRRNRPDVLSPKVKSLNYLNNILVKIEASLAGVSEALMLNNEGYVAEGSADNVFIVKGNKILTPPGYIGALEGITRNAIIDIAKDLGYEVKEEPFTRHDVYVADEVFLTGTAAEVIAVVKVDGRVIGDGKPGKETNKLLQAFRQKVVEDGEKVYSANTEVEVS, from the coding sequence ATGAGTGAACAATGGATTTATTTAAATGGGGAATTTGTTGAAAAGCATAATGCGAAGGTTTCAGTATATGATCACGGCTTTTTATATGGTGATGGTGTATTCGAAGGAATTCGTGTTTATGACGGTAACATTTTTCAGTTAAAAGAACATTTAGAGCGACTCTATAATTCAGCAAAATCAATTCTGCTTACTATTCCTCATTCATTAGAGGAGTTAACGCAGATTATTGTCGAAACGATAAAGATTAATGAACTACAAGACGCTTATATTCGCCTGGTTGTTTCAAGAGGAGTAGGTAACTTAGGATTAGATCCAGCATCATGTCCTACACCTAACGTAATTGTTATTGCAGAACAATTATCTATCTTTCCAAAAGAATTATACGATAAAGGGTTAGAGATTGTTACAGTAGCAACAAGACGAAATCGACCAGATGTTTTAAGTCCTAAAGTAAAATCACTTAATTATTTAAATAATATATTAGTAAAAATAGAAGCATCATTAGCTGGAGTAAGTGAAGCATTGATGTTAAATAATGAAGGTTATGTAGCAGAAGGATCAGCAGACAACGTATTTATTGTTAAAGGAAACAAAATTCTTACACCTCCAGGTTATATTGGAGCACTAGAAGGAATTACAAGAAATGCGATTATCGACATAGCTAAAGATCTTGGATATGAAGTCAAGGAAGAGCCATTTACCCGCCATGACGTCTATGTAGCTGATGAAGTATTTTTAACTGGTACAGCAGCAGAAGTCATTGCTGTTGTAAAAGTAGACGGTAGAGTCATTGGTGATGGGAAACCAGGTAAAGAAACAAATAAATTACTTCAAGCGTTCCGTCAAAAAGTCGTTGAAGATGGCGAAAAAGTGTACTCAGCTAATACAGAAGTAGAAGTTAGCTAA